The following nucleotide sequence is from Pseudomonadota bacterium.
CACCGGGCGATGATGACTTTTCCAATCGCATTAAGGCAATTAAAATTCGTTTTGGTACAGGCGCTGCCGCCAACGGAAGGGCGTTCATCGATACGAATGGCGAAGGGTGAACGTGGCATCTGGTAACGACGTTTTTTTGGGAGCATGCTATTCGGGACGAGGGAGATTATGCGTGCCATGTGGACTACGTGCACTTCAACCCGGTCAAACATGGCTACGTGTCGGTGGTTGCGCACTGGCCCCATTCGACATTTCATCGGTGGGTGAAGGCAGGTGCCTATCCACGCGATTAGGGTGGCGAGGGTGCGTTGGATGTTGCCGCCGGCGAGCGTAGACGATGATGTGGTGACGTGTCATTCGGCGGAACGCCCCTGCGGGGCTTCCGCCCTACGCGGGCTGGCCCCGTGCCCGGAGCGAATTAGGACGCCCGTCCAGGCAGTGTTTCCTGACGGTCGGACTGCTGCCCCTTTGCACAACTCCCTCACCATCAAGGCCGCGCCGGCCCCGCCGACTGTCCCGCCGTCGTATACCACGGTGCCGAGGCCGCCTCCCTCACCCTCCTACCGTCCCGCCGCTTATCACGCGGCAAGATCGGAGCCCAGACGTTCGCAAGATATTGATGCGATGTGTGGTAGACTTTGCCAGTGAAGCCGCCGCCGTCCTAGCAATACGACGGCTCGGCTTTGAATTTCATACTAGCCCGTCAACCGCTGCAGTTTTAGGCTATTGAACAATGAAGCAAATCTCCGTTGCTGAGATCCTTCTTCCTGTGCAGGAGCGTATCCGCCTTGTCGAGCTCATCTGGGAAAGCATCGCAGCCGTTCCGGAAGCTGTCGAAGTCACACCGGAAATAAAGGCGGAGCTCGAAGAGCGTCTGAAGGAGTTCGAAGCCAATCCCGAAGCCGGTTACTCGTGGGAGCAACTGAAGTCACACCTGCGAAACGGCACATGGCGTTCCGGCTAACGTTTTCTGCTCGGGCATTGCATGAAATGGGCGAAGCGCATGACTGGTACGAAATGCGAAGCCCTGGCCTTGGGGAAGAGTTTCTGTATTCAGAGGTCATCACGGGTGTCCGTCGCGCGTTACTACGGCGATTTCCGTATGGCGCGTTCTCCGCGGTTCGAAGCGATCTGGTGCATGTCTTGGCGGTACCCACGTAGCCTCGCCCCATCAGAATGCTGTAGCGCAGCTGCCGGATGACGTCGCGGACCTGATCGACCAGCCTGGGCTGCGCCCCTTGCGGGGGGCGGATTCTGATCTCTGTCCCTCTGCCGTGTTGCCTGACGGTCGGACTCCCACCTTTCATAACTCCTTCGTCATCAAGGCTCTGCTGGACCTGCCAGTAGCCCGTCGCCGTGTAGCACGGTGCCGCGCTGGCCGTCCCAGCCGCCCAAGGTCTCCCCACCTTCCACCCCCCACCACCGAGTCGAAGCCCTATCCTAAGTCATTGATGCAACGTGTGCTATACTTCCTGGCAGGTCAGCTGCCGTCTAGCAACACGACGGATCGGCCTTCTACATCATGCTAGCTCTCAGGAGGCGACACGGAACCGGTGAAGTGGCCCGATAGCTCATCTACGCCGTATTGAAGGTGTGACTTTGAGAGACGACCAACCCCCGCTCGATGCAGAGAAAATAGCCTCTGAGCACCTCAAGCACGTTTTTCTTCAGCCCCCGGGACTCGGAGTCTTCCCCCCAGCCGAAGCACACTGCTTGTTGGGGCGCGGGGCTCTGGAAAACAATGCTACTTCGAACGGCACGCCATAATGAGAATTTCGTCGCAATATATGGCGATCTTAGAAAGATCTTGAACGGCGTCTCCGCTGACACTGGTGCTGGCGGGTTGTCGTTCCATCAGATTTCCCCGAGCGAGGAGGGTTATCTACAAGACAAGACAGCGGCACTTCTCGCTCTCTGGCTAGCCCAGGAATCACGCAATCGACAGTTGGTATTCTCACCAGCACGTTTAGCCAAGACACTGCCATCCGCGGTGAGAACCCACATGCCAATGGACGGGGAGATGGTGGACTGGCTGGAAGAACAGCTACCGGCCCTGGAGCCTGGGATTTTCCGTCGGAAACCAAATCTACAATTTCTGTACGGGTTAATTGATGACCTAGCCGCGGAGGTACATGCAGCATCTGGAAAGGATCTTGTACTGCTGCTCGATAGGGCTGAGGAAGTGCCGGTTTTCTGTCTTGTCCCAGTACTACATCTCTTGGATCAGAATCATCCTTTTCGCGTCGTCGTGGCGTGCCGGCCTGGAATTTTGGGGCCTGCCCCTAATGTTCATCCCTCATTACCACGAGCTGGAGATCACTACGATGTTCGCCAGCTTGGCTATGCCCCTTATTCGAGTGAGTGGAAGGACTTTCAACGTGACGTTCTGAATGCGTGGATTCCAAACTCCGCAAAAGGCTTTGCCAGGCAGCACGCTGGACACAATGCTTCTCCTATCGAGAGACTCCATTAGGTGCGTCCTTGAGTTGGTATACAACTCTGTCGATGAACAAAGTAAATATAACCAGGAGCGATCGAGCAGAGCCATTAGCAACCTGCAAGCGATGCTTCTAAATGCAGCGCAAGGATCCCTTCGCATGTTTAACGACGATATCGGCAGCATTCCGCGAGCAATTCGACGCGCCGACGGCTATAGACTGCCCGTGCTTCTGACAATACGCGGCGGCGAAACGCCCTGCGGGATGATGGGCCAGTCGTCATTTTCCCTTTTGGCCCCAAACCCATGTCTCTATCCATTGCTCTCTCTTTGCGGGACTGGGACATTGGCGAGGCTTGGGCGGTGTATCCGGTCCCTGAAAGATTTAGCGCGAGCTATTCTCAGGGAATCGGGGACCTTTATGTTTATCGCCATGAAAAGACGTTACTCCGTGAGTCTGTTGCTTCTAATGTTGGCAACTGAGCCCGGGAACCCCGTAGCGTAGAACGCCGAAGCAAGGGCAGGGTGCGCTGTGCGCACGCGGAATGGCTTGGATGTTTCCGACCGGTTACGGTGATTCTAACGCTCCGTCGGCGTGCGCACCGCAAACGGGCCGGTGCACACCCTACGACTTGCCGTTATTCAACCGGCGTAGGATGTGGTCGACGATGGGAACCGCATCCTAGGCGGGCTGTGAACCAAGGCCTGAAGAGGGTGGTGCGGGAAATCCGCACGCTACGTTCTGCCGGAGGCCGGTGACCCCCCTCCGGCGCACCGGTGGCCGCCGGGTAACCGGTGTCCGTACCGCGGAGGGCCCAGGAGTTCAGTCGTATAGAGAATGTAGTCCGAGGTAATGCCGATGGAGTTCACCGCTGTCTTTGAAAAAGTCCCGGAAGGCTATATTGCTTTCATTGAGGAATTGCCGGGCGCAAACACTCAAGGTGGTACCCTCGAAGAAGCACGTGAGAATCTTCTGGAGGCGATCCAGCTAGTCTTGGAAGCTAATCGCGCATTGGCGGAGGAATCGATTCAAGGCCGGAACGTTGTGAAAGAGCGCCTCATCACGACGGTTTCATGAAGCGCCGTGATCTTATCCAGCACTTGGAGCATCATGGTTGTGAGTCCTTCCGGGAGGGTAGCAAGCATACGGTCTATGTCAATCGGGCGACCCGGAAGGCAACGGCAATTCCGCGGCATTGTGACATCAATAAGTACCTTGCAAGGCGGATCTGCAAGGATCTAGATGTTCCCCAACCATAAGCCCGTAGGGCACAATAGCGGTTCACCGCGTATTGCGCTGAACGAGGCACGCATGCGGCGCAATACGTCTATCGCATATTTCGCCCTGCGAGTGCTACGCGTGCTTTGCGGGGTATGCCGGGTCTACCGTAAGTCGGAACACCGGAAGCCATAATATAATGCTGCGTCGCTGGCGAGGCTGAGCTGGGCGCCCGGGGCGCCGCCTACGCACCGTAGTTCTGGTGGCTGCGGATCTCGTATTTCACTATTGGGCCAAAGCCACGCCATCGGTATCAACCCGAGGCGGATCACTCACGAGACATGTACCGCCAGATCCTGAACCTCGTCAGGCAGGGCGTCGCTAAACGCACGCCGGCCACCGGCCTCGGTGTCTTTCGGATAGGCTTTGGCCTCGTGGTCTTCCAAGAGGTCGTGTTCCTTTACTGGTTCCGCCACC
It contains:
- a CDS encoding addiction module protein yields the protein MKQISVAEILLPVQERIRLVELIWESIAAVPEAVEVTPEIKAELEERLKEFEANPEAGYSWEQLKSHLRNGTWRSG
- a CDS encoding type II toxin-antitoxin system HicB family antitoxin, producing MPMEFTAVFEKVPEGYIAFIEELPGANTQGGTLEEARENLLEAIQLVLEANRALAEESIQGRNVVKERLITTVS
- a CDS encoding type II toxin-antitoxin system HicA family toxin, translating into MKRRDLIQHLEHHGCESFREGSKHTVYVNRATRKATAIPRHCDINKYLARRICKDLDVPQP